A DNA window from Eikenella exigua contains the following coding sequences:
- a CDS encoding TatD family hydrolase: MLIDSHCHLNFPDLAQRLPEVLANMAEAGVDKAIAISVSRQSFEEVHAIAQAYPNIYATVGIHPDDPEAEEFSLEELLERAALPKVVGIGETGLDYHWCKGNLAWQHQRFALHIEAANRSGLPLVVHTRDAAADTMRLLREHQAHAGVIHCFTKDVHAAKLALDLGFYISFSGIVTFKNATTIQEAARYVPIDRLLVETDAPYLAPVPKRGKPNEPAYVRHTAAFVAQLRDDNLENIIQATTTNCLRLFHKISIAA; encoded by the coding sequence ATGCTGATCGATTCGCACTGCCATCTCAACTTCCCCGACCTCGCCCAAAGGCTACCTGAAGTCCTCGCCAACATGGCCGAGGCCGGCGTGGATAAAGCCATCGCCATCAGCGTGAGCCGGCAGAGCTTCGAAGAAGTGCACGCCATCGCCCAAGCTTATCCCAACATCTACGCCACAGTCGGCATCCACCCAGACGATCCAGAAGCCGAAGAATTCAGCCTGGAAGAACTGCTGGAACGCGCCGCCCTGCCCAAAGTGGTGGGCATCGGCGAAACCGGCTTGGATTATCATTGGTGCAAAGGCAATTTGGCCTGGCAGCACCAACGCTTCGCCCTGCATATCGAAGCTGCCAACCGCAGCGGCTTGCCACTTGTCGTCCACACCCGCGATGCTGCTGCCGATACCATGCGCCTGCTGCGCGAACATCAAGCCCACGCCGGCGTTATCCACTGCTTTACCAAAGACGTACACGCCGCCAAACTGGCCTTGGATTTAGGCTTCTACATCTCCTTCTCCGGCATCGTCACCTTCAAAAACGCCACCACCATCCAAGAAGCCGCCCGCTACGTGCCGATCGACAGGCTGCTGGTGGAAACCGACGCTCCCTACCTCGCACCCGTGCCAAAACGCGGCAAACCCAATGAGCCCGCCTACGTACGCCATACCGCCGCCTTCGTTGCCCAATTGCGTGATGACAACTTGGAAAACATTATCCAAGCCACCACCACCAACTGCCTGCGGCTGTTCCACAAAATTAGCATAGCGGCTTGA
- the ettA gene encoding energy-dependent translational throttle protein EttA, translating into MSQYVYSMLRVSKVVPPQKTIIKDISLSFFPGAKIGLLGLNGAGKSTVLRIMAGVDKEFEGEAVPMSGIKIGYLPQEPELDPEKTVREEVESGLGEVAAAQKRLEEVYAEYANPDADFDALAEEQGRLEAIIAAGSSTGGGAEHELEIAADALRLPEWDAKIGNLSGGEKRRVALCKLLLSKPDMLLLDEPTNHLDAESVEWLEQFLVRFPGTVVAVTHDRYFLDNAAEWILELDRGHGIPWKGNYSSWLEQKEKRLENEAKSEAARVKAMKQELEWVRQNAKGRQAKSKARLARFEEMSNYEYQKRNETQEIFIPVAERLGNEVIEFVNVSKSFGDKVLIDDLSFKVPAGAIVGIIGPNGAGKSTLFKMISGKEQPDSGEVKIGQTVKMSLIDQSREGLQNDKTVFDNIAEGRDILQVGQFEIPARQYLGRFNFKGSDQSKIAGQLSGGERGRLHLAKTLLSGGNVLLLDEPSNDLDVETLRALEEALLEFAGSVMVISHDRWFLDRIATHILACEGDSKWVFFDGNYQEYEADKKCRLGEEGAKPKRIRYKPVTR; encoded by the coding sequence ATGTCGCAATACGTCTATTCCATGTTGCGCGTGAGCAAGGTTGTGCCGCCGCAGAAAACCATCATTAAAGATATTTCCCTTTCTTTCTTCCCCGGCGCGAAAATCGGCCTGCTCGGTTTGAACGGCGCAGGCAAATCCACCGTGCTGCGGATTATGGCGGGCGTGGATAAAGAGTTTGAGGGCGAAGCCGTGCCGATGAGCGGCATCAAAATCGGCTATTTGCCGCAAGAGCCGGAGCTTGATCCCGAAAAGACCGTGCGCGAGGAAGTAGAAAGCGGTTTGGGCGAAGTGGCCGCGGCGCAGAAACGTTTGGAAGAAGTGTATGCCGAGTATGCCAATCCCGATGCGGATTTTGACGCGCTGGCGGAAGAGCAGGGCCGCTTGGAAGCGATTATTGCTGCGGGTTCGTCCACGGGCGGCGGTGCGGAACATGAATTGGAAATCGCCGCCGATGCGCTGCGCCTGCCGGAATGGGATGCCAAAATTGGCAATCTGTCCGGCGGTGAGAAACGCCGTGTCGCTTTGTGCAAACTCTTGTTGAGCAAACCCGATATGCTGCTGCTGGATGAGCCGACCAACCACTTGGATGCGGAATCGGTCGAATGGCTTGAGCAATTCTTGGTGCGCTTCCCCGGTACAGTCGTTGCGGTAACGCATGACCGCTACTTCCTCGACAACGCCGCCGAATGGATTTTGGAACTCGACCGCGGACACGGTATTCCGTGGAAAGGCAATTACTCGTCTTGGCTGGAGCAGAAAGAAAAACGCTTGGAAAATGAAGCAAAATCCGAAGCCGCGCGCGTGAAGGCGATGAAGCAGGAATTGGAATGGGTGCGCCAGAATGCCAAAGGCCGCCAAGCCAAGTCCAAAGCGCGTTTGGCGCGTTTTGAGGAAATGAGCAACTACGAATACCAAAAACGCAATGAAACGCAGGAAATCTTCATTCCCGTCGCCGAGCGTTTGGGTAATGAAGTGATTGAATTTGTGAATGTTTCAAAATCGTTCGGCGACAAAGTGCTGATTGACGATTTAAGCTTCAAAGTGCCTGCGGGTGCGATTGTCGGCATCATCGGCCCGAACGGCGCGGGTAAATCGACGCTGTTTAAAATGATTTCGGGCAAAGAGCAGCCCGATTCCGGCGAAGTGAAAATCGGGCAAACCGTGAAAATGAGCCTGATCGACCAAAGCCGCGAAGGTTTGCAAAACGATAAAACCGTGTTCGACAACATCGCCGAAGGCCGCGATATTTTGCAGGTCGGGCAGTTTGAAATCCCCGCCCGCCAATATTTGGGACGCTTCAATTTCAAAGGCAGCGACCAAAGCAAAATCGCGGGGCAGCTTTCCGGCGGCGAACGCGGACGGTTGCACTTGGCGAAAACCTTGTTAAGCGGCGGCAATGTGTTGCTACTGGACGAACCGTCCAACGACCTCGACGTGGAAACCCTGCGTGCGCTGGAAGAGGCATTGCTGGAATTTGCCGGTAGCGTGATGGTGATTTCGCACGACCGCTGGTTCCTTGACCGCATCGCCACGCATATTCTGGCGTGCGAAGGCGATTCGAAATGGGTGTTCTTCGACGGCAACTATCAGGAATATGAAGCCGATAAGAAATGCCGACTCGGCGAAGAAGGCGCGAAACCGAAACGTATCCGCTACAAACCGGTAACCCGTTAA
- a CDS encoding cell division protein FtsQ/DivIB gives MRLWDNAGALKRINSSLYLLAAVGLIAAAVMWMMNSPYFPVKLVKIDGELHRLSATQLQQTAHRHIRGNIFKADLNEARQAFETLPWVAKVEVRRIWPDTVQIRVEERQPVARWEGGGLVDSEGKGFDAPTDENFPVFAGAPGMRKIMVEEFMEFQAILAPTNLKISRMDYSSRSSRELTLENGIRLHLGRVDAQDRLRRFVQAWHEILKERAADVQYVDLRYKDGFAVRYKQGAADEDNNKQQPLSGGHD, from the coding sequence ATGCGACTTTGGGATAACGCCGGCGCGCTCAAACGCATCAACAGTAGCCTTTATCTTTTGGCTGCTGTCGGCCTGATTGCGGCGGCAGTGATGTGGATGATGAATTCGCCGTATTTCCCGGTGAAGCTGGTGAAAATTGACGGTGAATTGCACCGCTTAAGTGCTACCCAACTGCAACAAACCGCCCACCGCCACATCCGCGGCAATATATTTAAAGCCGATTTGAATGAAGCACGGCAGGCGTTTGAAACGCTGCCTTGGGTGGCTAAGGTGGAAGTGCGCCGAATCTGGCCGGATACGGTGCAAATCCGGGTGGAAGAGCGGCAGCCGGTGGCGCGCTGGGAAGGCGGCGGGCTGGTGGATAGCGAAGGCAAAGGCTTTGATGCCCCCACCGATGAAAACTTTCCCGTATTTGCAGGCGCGCCGGGAATGCGTAAAATTATGGTGGAGGAATTTATGGAGTTCCAAGCCATCTTGGCGCCGACTAATCTGAAAATCAGCCGTATGGACTACAGTTCGCGCTCCTCGCGGGAGCTGACTTTGGAGAACGGCATCCGGCTGCATCTGGGGCGTGTCGACGCACAAGATCGCCTGCGCCGTTTTGTGCAGGCATGGCACGAAATCTTGAAAGAACGCGCAGCCGACGTACAATACGTGGATTTGCGCTATAAAGACGGCTTTGCCGTGCGCTACAAACAGGGCGCGGCAGATGAAGACAACAACAAGCAACAACCGCTATCAGGCGGGCATGACTGA
- a CDS encoding Spy/CpxP family protein refolding chaperone, with protein MTPLPRRQTLCRIVFSTVLLTAGSLALADSPNCDMRQLALSSSQQEQLRQVRAEYRQRMDNLVAQSRNLRQYTTQASNLVLSGPVFDENMARHYVNEKYTPQMQREVENLRAQHALLQILTPQQRQEWRRHCQYQ; from the coding sequence ATGACTCCTCTTCCCCGCCGCCAAACCCTTTGCCGGATTGTGTTTTCCACCGTCCTACTCACTGCCGGCAGCCTTGCCTTGGCCGACAGTCCCAACTGCGATATGCGCCAGCTTGCGCTCAGCAGCAGCCAACAGGAGCAGCTGCGCCAAGTGCGCGCCGAATACCGCCAACGGATGGACAACCTCGTGGCACAATCGCGCAACCTGCGCCAATACACCACACAGGCTTCCAATTTGGTGCTCTCCGGCCCGGTGTTCGATGAAAACATGGCACGGCATTATGTGAACGAAAAATACACCCCGCAAATGCAGCGCGAAGTGGAAAACCTGCGCGCCCAACACGCCCTGCTGCAAATCCTCACGCCGCAGCAGCGGCAGGAATGGCGTCGGCATTGCCAGTATCAGTAA
- the ftsA gene encoding cell division protein FtsA: MSNNKQLVGALDIGTSKTIVLIGEVQDDKEIHIIGFGQAPSHGLKAGMVTNIDATAQAITQAMEEAQLMADCQIGSVVTGIAGNHIRSMNSQGVVKIKEGEVTQADIDRAIETAKAVNIPPDHQILHTVVQEYIIDNQPGVREPIGMSGVRLDTRIHIVTGAVTAMQNIQKCIERCGLHIDNMILQPLASGRAVLTEDEKELGVCVIDIGGGTTDIAVYTNGAIRHTAVIPVAGDLITRDLAQALRTPYNAAEYIKINHGVALATGDGLDEMIEVPSVGDRSPRQISRRVLASVIGPRVEEILELTRNELHRSGFPEEVLTSGVVLTGGASLLSGVVELAEDVFNLPARIGVPQEMGGLSERIRNPRYATAIGLLQTAAEYSNQHGTHNTVRQAADGDSIFYRLKEWLKNNF; encoded by the coding sequence ATGTCAAACAACAAACAACTGGTGGGCGCATTGGACATCGGCACCTCGAAAACCATCGTTTTAATCGGCGAAGTGCAAGACGACAAAGAAATCCATATCATCGGCTTTGGCCAGGCGCCGTCGCACGGCTTGAAAGCCGGCATGGTAACCAATATTGATGCCACCGCCCAAGCCATTACCCAGGCTATGGAAGAAGCCCAGCTGATGGCTGATTGCCAAATCGGCAGTGTGGTAACCGGTATTGCCGGCAACCACATCCGCAGTATGAATTCGCAAGGTGTGGTGAAAATCAAGGAAGGCGAAGTAACGCAGGCCGACATCGACCGTGCCATCGAAACCGCCAAAGCTGTAAACATTCCGCCGGATCACCAGATTCTGCACACCGTGGTGCAGGAATATATTATTGATAACCAGCCCGGCGTACGCGAGCCTATCGGCATGAGCGGCGTGCGGCTGGATACACGCATTCATATCGTAACTGGTGCGGTTACTGCCATGCAGAACATTCAAAAATGTATCGAACGCTGCGGCCTGCACATCGACAACATGATTCTGCAGCCCTTGGCCAGCGGCCGTGCCGTGCTGACTGAAGACGAGAAAGAACTGGGCGTGTGCGTAATCGATATCGGCGGCGGCACGACCGATATCGCCGTGTACACCAACGGTGCTATTCGCCATACTGCTGTGATTCCGGTGGCCGGAGACTTGATTACCCGCGATTTGGCGCAAGCCCTGCGCACCCCTTATAACGCTGCTGAATACATCAAAATCAACCATGGCGTGGCCTTGGCTACTGGTGATGGTTTGGATGAAATGATTGAAGTGCCCAGCGTGGGCGATCGCAGCCCGCGCCAGATTTCACGCCGTGTGTTGGCCAGCGTTATCGGCCCGCGTGTGGAAGAAATTTTGGAGCTAACCCGCAATGAGCTGCACCGTTCCGGCTTCCCCGAAGAAGTGCTCACCTCGGGCGTGGTACTCACCGGCGGCGCATCTTTGCTCTCCGGCGTGGTGGAACTAGCCGAAGACGTGTTCAACCTGCCCGCCCGCATTGGAGTGCCACAGGAAATGGGCGGTTTGTCAGAGCGTATCCGCAATCCGCGCTATGCTACCGCCATCGGCCTTCTGCAAACCGCTGCTGAGTACAGTAATCAACATGGCACGCACAACACCGTAAGGCAGGCCGCAGACGGCGATTCTATTTTCTACCGTCTCAAAGAGTGGCTGAAAAACAATTTCTAA
- a CDS encoding PilZ domain-containing protein yields MSTPSDSAPGRMMSVSLKDKPTAYYSYMPFLEHGGIFVPTNDEFKMGEEVLLVLELFDNAEKFFLRTRVVWINLSRTTNGQPQGVGLAFGDDETGIKCKNYIEDQLPGLLHTDRATYTM; encoded by the coding sequence ATGAGCACCCCCTCCGATAGCGCCCCCGGCCGCATGATGAGCGTTAGCCTAAAAGACAAACCCACCGCCTACTACAGCTACATGCCGTTTCTGGAGCATGGCGGCATTTTCGTACCCACCAACGACGAATTCAAAATGGGCGAAGAAGTGCTGCTGGTATTGGAACTGTTTGACAATGCAGAAAAATTCTTCCTACGCACCCGCGTAGTGTGGATCAACCTCAGCCGTACCACCAACGGCCAGCCGCAAGGCGTAGGCCTCGCTTTCGGCGACGATGAAACCGGCATCAAATGTAAAAACTACATCGAAGACCAACTGCCCGGCCTGCTGCATACCGACCGCGCCACCTACACCATGTAG
- the holB gene encoding DNA polymerase III subunit delta', whose protein sequence is MIYPWHESAWRQLAAQWSNRPNAWLLTGRRDTGKTAFARHLAQALLCEQPQAEHQPCGSCPSCHLFAQGSHPDYYELAPELPAEGESARKLLQIKIDAVRAVLSPLLQSSVRGGLRVVLVQPAETMNIQAANALLKMLEEPPASVVFLLVTHNKDRLLPTIKSRCRPFLLPAPSAEEALDYLKTQNTPQAEALLAFHSGAPLFAAEPEQDAMREELCQLLAKPRLLTMLDYAAAFDKQKWPLAVFLDWLHKWLADTALAQQNLPPLYYPQHQAAIFQVASRTQGTTLFQLVHTLDRLSPYGRHTLSVRMQIENLLTSYLAFWQNKPL, encoded by the coding sequence ATGATTTATCCTTGGCATGAATCCGCTTGGCGGCAGTTGGCTGCCCAATGGAGCAACCGCCCCAACGCTTGGTTGCTTACCGGCCGACGCGACACCGGCAAAACAGCGTTTGCCCGCCACCTGGCGCAGGCGCTGTTGTGCGAACAGCCGCAGGCCGAACACCAGCCATGCGGCAGCTGCCCTTCCTGCCATCTGTTCGCCCAAGGCAGCCATCCGGACTACTACGAACTCGCGCCCGAGCTGCCTGCCGAGGGCGAAAGCGCGCGCAAGCTGCTGCAAATCAAAATCGACGCCGTGCGCGCCGTGCTATCGCCACTGCTGCAAAGCTCCGTGCGCGGCGGGCTGCGCGTGGTGCTGGTGCAGCCGGCGGAAACCATGAACATCCAAGCCGCCAACGCGCTGTTGAAAATGCTGGAAGAACCGCCTGCATCGGTGGTATTTCTCTTGGTTACCCACAACAAAGACCGTCTGCTGCCCACCATTAAAAGCCGCTGCCGCCCCTTCCTGCTGCCCGCCCCAAGCGCCGAAGAAGCCTTAGACTACCTGAAAACGCAAAACACCCCTCAAGCCGAAGCCCTGCTCGCCTTCCACAGCGGCGCCCCGCTGTTTGCTGCCGAACCGGAGCAAGACGCCATGCGCGAAGAGCTGTGCCAACTGCTAGCCAAACCGCGCCTGTTGACCATGCTGGATTACGCCGCCGCCTTCGACAAGCAAAAATGGCCGCTAGCCGTGTTTCTCGACTGGCTGCACAAATGGCTGGCCGACACCGCGCTCGCCCAACAAAACCTGCCCCCGCTCTACTACCCGCAACACCAAGCCGCCATTTTTCAGGTAGCCTCCCGCACCCAGGGGACAACCTTATTCCAACTGGTACACACCCTAGACCGCCTCAGCCCTTACGGCCGGCACACCTTAAGTGTTAGAATGCAGATTGAAAATTTGTTAACCAGTTATCTTGCCTTTTGGCAAAACAAACCACTTTAA
- a CDS encoding D-alanine--D-alanine ligase, which produces MNKQFGKVAVLNGGFSSEREVSLDSGAAVLAALQSRGIDAHRFDPKEQDILQLKAQGFQVAFNVLHGTYGEDGTVQALLDSIGIPYTGCGMAASALGMDKYRCKLIWQALGLPVPDFAVLHDNSDFAAVEAELGLPMFVKPAAEGSSVGVVKVKQPGELPKVYRELRERHLHGEIIAERFIDGGEYTCAVLGQQALPSIRIIPATEFYDYDAKYFRDDTVYQCPSDLDAAGEAEIRRLAKAGFEAIGGRGWGRVDFLRSQSGKLYLLEINTVPGMTSHSLVPKAAAQTGLDFADLCVEVLSHATLG; this is translated from the coding sequence TGAATGGCGGATTTTCCAGCGAGCGCGAAGTATCGCTCGATAGCGGCGCGGCTGTATTGGCCGCCTTGCAGAGCCGAGGCATCGATGCCCACCGGTTCGATCCGAAAGAGCAAGACATCTTGCAACTGAAGGCGCAGGGTTTTCAGGTAGCCTTCAACGTGCTGCACGGTACCTACGGCGAAGACGGCACCGTGCAGGCGCTTCTCGATTCCATCGGTATCCCCTACACAGGTTGTGGTATGGCCGCCTCCGCGCTGGGTATGGACAAATACCGTTGCAAACTGATTTGGCAGGCGCTTGGCCTGCCTGTGCCAGATTTCGCCGTGCTGCACGACAACAGCGACTTTGCCGCCGTGGAAGCCGAACTCGGCCTGCCGATGTTTGTGAAACCCGCTGCCGAAGGCAGTAGCGTGGGTGTGGTGAAAGTGAAACAGCCTGGTGAGTTGCCGAAAGTGTACCGCGAGCTGCGCGAACGCCACCTGCACGGTGAAATCATCGCCGAACGCTTTATCGATGGCGGCGAATACACCTGCGCCGTGCTCGGCCAACAGGCGCTGCCCAGCATCCGCATCATCCCGGCCACTGAGTTTTACGATTACGACGCCAAGTATTTCCGCGACGACACGGTATACCAATGCCCCAGCGATCTGGATGCAGCTGGCGAGGCAGAAATCCGCCGCCTGGCCAAAGCTGGTTTTGAAGCCATCGGCGGGCGCGGCTGGGGCCGGGTGGATTTCCTGCGCAGCCAAAGCGGAAAACTTTATTTGTTGGAAATCAACACCGTGCCTGGTATGACCAGCCACAGCCTGGTGCCGAAAGCCGCCGCGCAAACCGGCCTGGATTTTGCCGATTTATGCGTTGAAGTATTGAGCCATGCGACTTTGGGATAA
- the ftsZ gene encoding cell division protein FtsZ: protein MQLVYDVVESAASPAVIKVIGIGGGGCNAINNMIDNTVQGVEFISANTDAQSLQGSKAPKRIQLGTNLTKGLGAGANPETGRNAALEDRETIADAIQGANMLFITTGMGGGTGTGAAPVVAEIARELGILTVAVVTRPFEHEGKRIQIAKDGLETLKNQVDSLIVIPNDKLMTALGEDVTVRQAFRAADNVLRNAVAGIAEVITCPGMINLDFADVRNVMGIMGMAMMGSGFAQGIDRARLATEQAIASPLLDNVTLEGARGVLVNITTAPDGLTMKEYKEIMSVVSEYAHPDAELKYGTAEDAAMAEGEIRVTIIATGLKEQGDNSQSSNLRMVKSAQATGTDGAFPEIDSVIRSGRTARTMNLAASDFANQSVLDDFEIPAVIRRQAD, encoded by the coding sequence ATGCAGTTGGTTTATGATGTTGTCGAATCCGCAGCCAGTCCGGCGGTCATTAAAGTTATCGGTATTGGTGGCGGCGGCTGTAATGCTATTAACAATATGATAGACAACACGGTACAAGGCGTTGAGTTTATTAGTGCCAACACCGATGCCCAATCTTTGCAGGGCAGTAAAGCGCCTAAACGTATCCAGTTGGGTACTAACTTGACCAAAGGTTTGGGTGCTGGCGCGAATCCGGAAACCGGCCGCAATGCCGCTCTGGAAGACCGTGAAACCATCGCTGACGCCATTCAAGGCGCCAATATGCTGTTCATTACCACCGGTATGGGTGGCGGCACCGGCACTGGCGCTGCTCCGGTAGTTGCCGAGATTGCCCGTGAGCTGGGTATTCTGACCGTGGCTGTGGTGACCCGCCCGTTCGAGCACGAAGGCAAACGTATCCAGATCGCCAAAGACGGCTTGGAAACCCTGAAAAACCAAGTAGACTCACTCATCGTTATCCCGAACGACAAGCTGATGACCGCCTTGGGCGAAGATGTAACTGTGCGCCAAGCATTCCGTGCGGCTGACAACGTGTTGCGTAACGCCGTAGCCGGCATTGCCGAAGTGATTACTTGCCCAGGCATGATCAACTTGGACTTCGCCGACGTACGCAACGTAATGGGCATCATGGGTATGGCCATGATGGGTTCTGGTTTCGCACAAGGCATCGACCGCGCACGTTTGGCCACCGAGCAGGCAATTGCCAGCCCGCTGTTGGACAACGTAACGCTGGAAGGTGCGCGTGGCGTGCTGGTGAACATCACTACCGCCCCCGATGGCCTGACCATGAAGGAGTACAAAGAAATCATGTCGGTAGTGAGCGAATATGCTCATCCCGATGCAGAGTTGAAATATGGTACAGCTGAAGACGCTGCCATGGCGGAAGGCGAAATCCGCGTAACCATCATTGCCACCGGCCTGAAAGAGCAGGGCGATAACAGCCAGAGCAGCAATCTGCGTATGGTGAAATCTGCTCAAGCCACCGGCACAGACGGCGCATTCCCGGAAATCGACAGCGTTATCCGCTCCGGCCGCACTGCCCGTACCATGAATTTGGCTGCTTCTGATTTTGCCAACCAGTCTGTGTTGGACGATTTCGAAATTCCGGCGGTGATCCGCCGCCAGGCTGATTAA
- a CDS encoding DedA family protein produces the protein MLASLIDFVLHIDQHLIELTQTYGLWIYAILFLIVFCETGLVVTPFLPGDSLLFAAGAVAALGGMNVHIAAALLLAAAVIGDAVNFAIGKYFGEKLFAKPDSRVFKREYLDKTHAFYEKYGGKTIILARFVPIVRTFAPFVAGMGNMHYGRFIRYNIIGALMWVGLLTYAGYFFGELPVVKNNFGLVVIGIIVVSVLPMAVEIAKAKWGKKA, from the coding sequence ATGCTTGCCAGCCTGATTGATTTCGTTCTGCATATCGACCAACACCTCATTGAGCTCACCCAAACCTACGGCCTGTGGATTTATGCCATCCTGTTTCTCATCGTGTTTTGCGAAACCGGGCTGGTGGTTACGCCCTTTCTGCCGGGCGATTCGCTCTTGTTTGCCGCCGGCGCGGTGGCGGCGCTGGGCGGGATGAATGTGCATATAGCAGCCGCGCTGCTCTTGGCGGCGGCAGTGATTGGCGACGCGGTAAACTTCGCCATCGGCAAGTATTTCGGCGAAAAGCTGTTTGCCAAACCGGATTCGCGCGTGTTCAAACGCGAGTATCTGGATAAAACCCATGCTTTCTACGAAAAATACGGCGGCAAAACGATTATCCTGGCACGGTTCGTGCCGATTGTGCGCACCTTTGCGCCCTTTGTGGCGGGCATGGGTAATATGCATTACGGCCGCTTTATCCGCTACAATATCATCGGTGCGCTGATGTGGGTGGGGCTGCTCACTTATGCGGGCTACTTCTTCGGCGAGCTGCCGGTGGTGAAAAATAATTTCGGCTTGGTGGTGATCGGCATTATCGTGGTGTCCGTGCTACCGATGGCTGTGGAAATCGCCAAAGCCAAGTGGGGGAAGAAGGCTTAG
- a CDS encoding deoxyguanosinetriphosphate triphosphohydrolase, whose product MNWQQLLSTKRFKPENGRLVATVTPSSQEGADALRTDFHIDYDRVVFSGSFRRLGRKTQVHPFAEHDHTHNRLTHSVEVASVGRSLGNRVGVMLAKGGFLPPENTPSDIGAVVQVACLAHDMGNPPFGHTGEEALRDWFRNPEHAGYLEYLAEAERRDVQTYEGNAHSLRILANLEMYRHRGGMRLTAASIGALLKYPWTTSAPQGLKKFNIYQTELLFIECVAAELGLPEIAAHHWSRHPLSYLMEAADDICYALLDLEDAVELGLLDDREVENVLQGMVHIDKLWPEQSARQRCAMLRGMAIGRTIDDMAQTFMLHHADLLSGNFQGKDLLSVCTPEVRDTLEGAKELARTRVFRHQSKLITEIAAFPCIGSILNLLVPAAFAYITKAHVSTRQSLALELLRDDPLNEQDTLYTAYMKILDFVGGMTDNAAARLAREVSGIGML is encoded by the coding sequence ATGAACTGGCAGCAACTGCTCAGCACTAAGCGTTTCAAGCCCGAGAACGGCCGTCTGGTGGCCACCGTTACCCCCTCCAGCCAAGAAGGCGCGGATGCGCTGCGCACCGATTTTCACATCGATTACGACCGCGTGGTGTTTTCCGGCTCGTTCCGGCGGCTGGGGCGCAAAACACAGGTGCACCCCTTTGCCGAACACGACCACACCCACAACCGCCTCACCCACAGCGTGGAAGTGGCTAGCGTGGGGCGCAGCCTAGGCAACCGCGTGGGCGTAATGCTGGCCAAGGGCGGTTTCTTGCCGCCGGAGAATACGCCTTCCGATATTGGCGCCGTGGTGCAGGTGGCCTGCCTCGCGCACGATATGGGCAACCCGCCTTTCGGCCACACCGGAGAAGAGGCGCTGCGCGACTGGTTCCGCAACCCCGAGCACGCAGGCTACCTAGAATATCTGGCCGAAGCCGAACGGCGCGATGTGCAAACCTACGAAGGCAATGCCCACAGCCTGCGCATCCTCGCCAACCTTGAAATGTACCGTCATCGCGGCGGCATGCGGCTTACTGCCGCTTCCATCGGCGCACTGCTCAAATACCCGTGGACTACTTCTGCGCCGCAAGGCTTGAAAAAATTCAATATTTATCAAACCGAGCTGCTATTTATCGAGTGCGTGGCCGCCGAATTGGGGTTACCTGAAATTGCTGCACACCATTGGAGCCGCCACCCCCTGTCCTACTTGATGGAGGCGGCAGACGACATCTGCTACGCACTCTTGGATTTGGAAGACGCGGTGGAGCTAGGCTTGTTGGACGACCGCGAAGTGGAAAACGTGTTGCAGGGCATGGTGCACATCGACAAACTCTGGCCGGAGCAATCCGCCCGCCAGCGCTGCGCCATGTTGCGCGGCATGGCCATCGGCCGCACCATCGACGACATGGCGCAAACCTTTATGCTGCACCATGCCGACTTGCTCTCTGGCAACTTCCAGGGCAAAGACCTGCTCAGCGTGTGCACGCCTGAAGTGCGCGATACGTTGGAAGGAGCAAAAGAGCTGGCACGCACCCGTGTGTTCCGCCACCAGAGTAAGCTGATTACCGAAATCGCCGCCTTCCCCTGCATCGGCTCGATTCTCAACCTGCTCGTGCCCGCCGCCTTCGCCTACATCACCAAAGCACATGTCAGCACCCGCCAATCGCTGGCCTTGGAGCTGCTGCGCGACGACCCATTGAACGAACAAGACACACTCTACACCGCCTACATGAAAATCCTCGATTTCGTCGGCGGCATGACCGACAACGCCGCCGCTAGACTGGCGCGGGAAGTGTCGGGGATTGGGATGCTGTAA